A part of Halobacillus shinanisalinarum genomic DNA contains:
- a CDS encoding DUF5058 family protein: protein MEEVMRLANSGIVWIIATLVLAIVVFQAIKFIMLAAKTSKEIGMSTEEVHSALKTGAIAAIGPSFAIIIVAISLIPLLGDPLTLMRIGIIGSAPIESVGASLGADAYGTGLGSSDFNYQAFTTVAWTLCLGGVGWLVFTALATKSMSKVEKKVTNKSEKSKKTMMVVTTAAMVAAFGNLASAEMIKGFAYILVVITASITMIISTSLANKHQLNWLREWSLGFSIIAGLFVGYFAL from the coding sequence TTGGAAGAGGTAATGAGGTTAGCTAATAGTGGTATAGTTTGGATCATTGCAACACTCGTTCTGGCTATTGTTGTTTTTCAGGCTATAAAGTTTATCATGTTGGCTGCTAAAACAAGCAAAGAGATAGGCATGAGTACGGAGGAAGTACATAGCGCACTTAAAACGGGAGCCATTGCAGCAATAGGTCCTTCGTTTGCGATAATAATCGTCGCTATTTCTCTTATTCCGCTCCTTGGGGATCCCCTCACTTTAATGAGAATTGGAATTATTGGTTCTGCTCCAATAGAATCCGTGGGAGCGAGTCTTGGTGCGGATGCCTATGGGACTGGCTTGGGCAGTTCCGATTTTAACTATCAAGCATTTACCACCGTTGCCTGGACCTTATGTCTTGGAGGAGTAGGTTGGTTAGTATTTACCGCTTTGGCCACTAAGTCGATGAGTAAGGTAGAGAAAAAAGTAACAAATAAAAGTGAAAAAAGTAAAAAAACGATGATGGTTGTCACAACTGCGGCGATGGTTGCAGCCTTCGGTAATTTAGCAAGTGCTGAAATGATCAAAGGTTTCGCCTACATCTTGGTTGTCATTACAGCGAGTATAACGATGATCATTTCAACTTCACTTGCCAACAAACATCAACTTAATTGGTTACGAGAGTGGTCACTAGGATTTTCGATTATTGCTGGTTTATTCGT
- a CDS encoding helix-turn-helix domain-containing protein, with protein MSTLEYGYRFLKSKLKNNNFCIWSYDYYKNDIYLMYDSGHQKGAPPSFPKSPPGDSRYKIKRQHNKVTLYFYYEQGTQVAICIFHDSFPLTNEDVEHAYHLMRVFDLEQTIQLKTTEMKTMVDSIRSITSTLHLDQVLENIIRNALKVIPAADAGYLMLYDPDEKKLKSKAPVGFNDLIYQFNVKVGEAITGKVFEDGKGRIFNSRKELFDEMHTNNISAENLQYIIHSSKFTEGAICVPISIDEERIGVMIIHQWKIKRKLTEHDLNLLQGFAVQAAIAIQNARFHTETSQRLEEITALSSELTKKNSQLEQRQEVHETLMSISLRNKGMNLLVDELEKMIDRKVWLFNGLDNTFYSTDPSSIPYFSIFEVKTIFSKKRQAVHVKVVVQTENMFYLFPIYNGSVFLGCLIIQLNHSLSKSDRITLEQGSSVIALELVKKQTVTTIYNRKTYEKFQELLQCEDLSHLRKLGKESGLNPSSYWMICILEIPKYSVDTQYLDVAIYQLISGVNTEFPSTEKLAYGFYNKVILLISLPGPAELKRIHERLYVVREEWKNTDSQILRGGLSNVYDGLENIQKCYEEANKTLDYLNHRNRTEIIRYEDIGLNRLFLNQPTEEIEQFINETLSPLSPTNEKHKELEETLLIYMELNRSANKTADHLHIHINTLYQRLKKIEDLLNIDLRDSEDMLEIQLACHLKRSHMAVLRN; from the coding sequence ATGAGTACGCTTGAATATGGGTACCGCTTTTTAAAGAGCAAGTTAAAAAATAACAACTTTTGTATTTGGAGTTATGACTACTATAAAAATGATATTTATTTAATGTATGATTCTGGTCACCAAAAGGGTGCACCACCGAGTTTTCCCAAGTCCCCACCCGGTGATTCTAGGTATAAAATAAAAAGGCAGCACAATAAAGTAACTTTGTATTTTTATTACGAACAGGGAACTCAGGTAGCGATTTGTATTTTTCACGACTCATTTCCACTGACGAACGAGGACGTGGAGCACGCCTATCACCTCATGCGTGTATTCGATCTTGAACAAACGATCCAACTAAAAACAACAGAAATGAAGACAATGGTGGATAGCATTCGTTCGATCACCTCCACCCTCCATCTTGATCAAGTGTTGGAAAACATTATTAGGAATGCGTTAAAGGTAATCCCGGCAGCAGATGCAGGCTATTTAATGCTTTATGATCCTGATGAGAAAAAACTAAAGTCGAAAGCCCCTGTAGGATTTAATGACTTAATTTATCAATTTAATGTAAAAGTAGGTGAAGCCATCACAGGGAAGGTTTTTGAAGACGGAAAAGGGAGGATCTTCAATTCCCGAAAAGAGCTTTTTGATGAGATGCATACAAACAATATATCAGCTGAAAACCTTCAGTATATTATTCATTCATCCAAATTTACTGAGGGAGCCATCTGTGTTCCTATCTCAATTGATGAAGAAAGAATCGGTGTAATGATTATTCACCAGTGGAAAATCAAGCGAAAACTGACTGAACATGATTTAAATTTGTTACAAGGTTTTGCCGTACAGGCAGCCATTGCCATCCAAAATGCCCGATTTCACACAGAAACCAGCCAGAGACTCGAGGAAATTACGGCATTAAGTAGTGAGTTAACAAAAAAAAATTCACAACTGGAACAACGGCAGGAAGTCCATGAAACATTAATGAGCATTTCTTTGAGAAATAAAGGAATGAATCTGCTGGTTGATGAGCTGGAAAAAATGATTGATAGGAAAGTATGGTTATTTAACGGCCTTGACAATACGTTTTATTCTACTGATCCAAGTTCAATACCATATTTCAGCATATTTGAGGTTAAAACAATTTTTTCGAAGAAACGCCAGGCTGTTCACGTGAAAGTCGTTGTACAAACGGAGAATATGTTTTATTTATTCCCCATTTATAATGGGTCTGTGTTTCTTGGCTGCCTAATCATCCAACTAAACCATTCACTTTCTAAATCTGACCGAATTACACTTGAACAAGGCAGCTCGGTTATAGCGTTGGAGTTAGTAAAAAAACAGACAGTTACAACTATTTACAACCGAAAAACCTATGAGAAATTTCAAGAGTTACTCCAGTGTGAAGATCTTTCCCACTTGCGGAAATTAGGAAAAGAGTCTGGTCTCAATCCGTCTTCCTATTGGATGATTTGCATCCTAGAAATACCAAAGTATTCCGTTGATACTCAGTATTTAGATGTAGCCATATATCAACTCATTTCTGGCGTAAATACAGAATTTCCCTCTACAGAAAAACTGGCCTATGGTTTTTATAACAAAGTAATTTTACTGATCTCGCTTCCAGGACCAGCCGAATTAAAGCGTATTCATGAAAGGCTGTATGTGGTGAGAGAAGAATGGAAGAACACCGATAGTCAGATCCTTCGCGGCGGGCTAAGTAATGTTTATGATGGGCTTGAGAATATCCAGAAATGCTATGAGGAGGCCAATAAAACCTTGGATTATCTAAATCATCGCAACAGGACAGAAATTATTCGGTATGAAGACATTGGATTAAATCGATTATTTTTAAACCAGCCTACAGAAGAAATTGAACAATTTATTAATGAAACGCTCTCGCCCCTCTCCCCTACTAACGAGAAGCATAAGGAGCTGGAAGAAACGTTGCTTATCTACATGGAGCTGAACCGTTCTGCCAATAAAACAGCTGATCATCTTCATATTCACATTAATACACTTTATCAACGATTAAAAAAAATTGAAGACTTACTGAATATTGATTTACGTGATAGTGAAGATATGTTGGAAATACAGCTTGCTTGCCATCTCAAAAGATCTCATATGGCTGTACTCAGAAACTAA
- a CDS encoding helix-turn-helix domain-containing protein yields MNEGKIIKFYREQSGMTQEQLGKGVCSVTHISKIELGQTHYSPEIITLVSKRLNINIKEEINAFKKTKQGLDQWLNAMIMERKQEVETIKSEFENNNIIEISEYHSFYKLLLARYYLLNEKHDVACDIIRIFKKGDKELPPYESNLYKHVLGILLLKNQEYQQAIETLKSINNDTYKNPEYFYHLAIAYEANDAKHMAYSCAKEALRYFKETSNFLRIIDVEMLILILKSHDKHHDFNDRCRKYEALIQSCELCHTSARKAVMLHNMAFEYFVIKYYETAGKLYKQSMDLKDKKSGKYLLSLEGYIQSCLKGSKHLLVSY; encoded by the coding sequence ATGAATGAAGGGAAGATTATAAAATTTTACCGTGAGCAGTCGGGAATGACACAGGAACAGCTTGGAAAAGGAGTTTGTTCTGTTACGCATATCAGCAAAATTGAACTCGGGCAAACCCATTACTCTCCGGAAATCATAACACTGGTGTCCAAACGTCTCAACATCAATATTAAAGAAGAAATCAATGCTTTTAAAAAGACAAAACAAGGGCTTGACCAATGGCTTAATGCCATGATTATGGAAAGGAAGCAGGAAGTAGAAACCATAAAGAGCGAGTTTGAGAACAATAACATCATTGAAATATCTGAGTATCATTCTTTCTACAAATTACTCTTAGCCAGATACTATCTTTTAAACGAAAAGCACGATGTGGCCTGTGACATCATAAGAATTTTTAAAAAGGGCGATAAAGAACTTCCTCCATATGAAAGCAACCTATATAAACACGTTCTGGGGATCCTTCTTTTAAAAAATCAGGAATATCAGCAAGCCATTGAAACCTTGAAATCGATTAATAATGACACATACAAAAACCCAGAGTATTTTTATCATTTGGCGATTGCTTACGAGGCTAATGACGCTAAGCATATGGCCTACTCCTGTGCTAAAGAAGCGCTTCGATACTTTAAAGAAACAAGTAACTTCTTAAGAATCATCGATGTAGAAATGCTTATTTTAATTCTGAAAAGTCATGACAAACACCACGATTTCAATGATAGGTGCAGAAAATACGAAGCTTTAATCCAAAGTTGTGAGCTGTGCCATACCTCGGCAAGAAAGGCAGTAATGCTACATAATATGGCTTTCGAATATTTTGTTATAAAGTATTATGAAACAGCGGGAAAACTATACAAACAATCTATGGATCTGAAGGATAAAAAATCGGGCAAATATTTATTGTCCTTAGAGGGGTACATTCAAAGCTGCTTAAAGGGGAGCAAACACCTTCTGGTAAGCTATTAA
- a CDS encoding M4 family metallopeptidase, whose translation MNKKIVSSTLALSLALGGFASLGTTAYADEKKVEFNEKYNTPSYIIGNWQAPQPKSLTKTEPLSEEEVALAFMKANGKLFKLKGDMKQHFKVVKQKASKKNGTHHLRLVEQYKDIPIYGSDQTITLDENNHVTSFFGQVVPNLDEKKIPTEPSISDDEAVEITKQAIDKKIGHVENYDGDISSKLYIFEHEGEFHLTYLVKASTSEPEPGYWHYFIDATNGNVIQMVNEIDHVTGFGKGVLGNKQMFEVTKGDEGNYFLFDGTRGEGVHTFHAQHIDPLIFNLLSQLTDYTGEELTSDHKYFSDSAAVSAQVNAADVYDYYKETFGRDSYDDQGAKLISSVHVGENWNNAAWNGKQMMYGDGDGETFISLSGAKDVIAHELTHAVTDTTSDLVYENESGALNESISDILGVMVDREDWKIGEDVYTPEIEGDALRTLKDPASATNALTGPYPDHYSKKYTGEEDNGGVHINSSINNKAAYLISEGGTHYGVTVEGVGREATEQIYYLANTQYLTASSDFSMMRQAAIEAATAIYGESSAEVEAVKKAYKAVGVQ comes from the coding sequence GTGAACAAAAAAATAGTATCTTCCACATTGGCACTATCCCTTGCATTAGGAGGGTTTGCCTCACTAGGCACAACCGCCTATGCTGACGAGAAAAAGGTTGAGTTCAACGAGAAATACAATACGCCATCCTATATCATTGGAAACTGGCAAGCACCGCAACCAAAGAGTTTAACAAAAACAGAACCGTTGAGTGAAGAGGAAGTCGCGTTGGCCTTCATGAAAGCTAACGGTAAATTGTTTAAGTTGAAAGGGGATATGAAACAACATTTCAAAGTCGTAAAGCAAAAAGCGAGTAAGAAAAATGGAACCCACCATCTCAGACTTGTTGAACAATACAAGGACATACCTATATATGGGTCGGACCAAACCATTACCTTGGATGAAAATAACCATGTGACATCTTTCTTTGGGCAAGTTGTCCCTAACCTTGATGAGAAAAAGATTCCAACTGAGCCTTCGATTTCAGATGATGAAGCCGTAGAAATCACTAAGCAGGCGATCGATAAGAAAATCGGTCATGTCGAGAATTACGACGGCGATATTAGCAGCAAGCTATATATCTTTGAACATGAAGGGGAGTTTCATCTTACTTACCTTGTGAAAGCCTCGACTTCAGAGCCTGAACCAGGCTATTGGCACTATTTTATTGACGCTACGAATGGAAATGTTATTCAAATGGTTAATGAAATAGATCACGTAACCGGTTTCGGGAAGGGTGTGCTCGGTAATAAACAGATGTTTGAAGTGACCAAGGGCGATGAAGGAAACTATTTCCTATTTGATGGAACGAGAGGTGAAGGGGTTCATACATTCCACGCGCAGCATATTGATCCACTTATTTTCAATCTTCTATCCCAGCTTACTGATTATACGGGAGAAGAGCTGACGAGCGACCATAAATATTTCTCTGACTCTGCTGCGGTTTCAGCACAAGTAAATGCAGCAGACGTCTACGATTACTACAAAGAAACATTCGGACGCGACTCTTACGATGATCAAGGAGCGAAATTAATTTCTTCCGTCCATGTGGGTGAAAACTGGAATAATGCGGCATGGAACGGAAAGCAAATGATGTATGGTGACGGAGACGGGGAGACGTTCATCTCGTTATCTGGGGCAAAAGACGTCATCGCCCATGAACTTACACATGCTGTCACAGATACTACTTCAGATCTGGTTTACGAAAACGAATCAGGAGCATTAAATGAATCCATCTCTGATATCCTCGGTGTCATGGTTGACCGTGAAGATTGGAAGATTGGAGAAGATGTTTATACCCCGGAGATTGAAGGGGATGCCTTACGTACATTGAAAGATCCAGCTTCCGCAACAAACGCTCTGACAGGCCCTTATCCTGACCACTACAGCAAAAAATACACCGGTGAAGAAGACAATGGCGGCGTTCATATTAACTCAAGCATTAACAACAAAGCAGCCTATCTTATTTCTGAAGGTGGTACACACTATGGAGTTACTGTTGAAGGAGTCGGACGAGAAGCCACAGAACAGATCTATTATCTCGCTAACACGCAATACTTAACAGCTTCATCTGATTTCAGCATGATGCGTCAGGCAGCAATCGAAGCTGCGACAGCGATCTATGGTGAATCTTCAGCAGAGGTAGAAGCCGTGAAGAAGGCGTATAAAGCTGTAGGCGTACAATAA
- a CDS encoding CalY family protein, producing the protein MGMKKKLGMSVVTASLGISLIGGGTFAYFSDTEATSNTFAAGTLDLSVDPQKIIDVSNLKPGDKMVREFKLTNDGTVKIDTVNLLTDYTVVDAQGDNASADFGKHIRVNFIFNWEQESEPVFQTTLHELKNMDPDVVQREVWDPLWEQKGGLTSGTMNELWVEFEFVDNGEDQNMFQGDQLELDWEFNATQGEGGDK; encoded by the coding sequence ATGGGTATGAAGAAAAAATTGGGGATGAGTGTTGTCACGGCATCACTTGGTATATCGTTAATCGGAGGAGGGACGTTCGCATATTTCAGCGACACAGAAGCCACAAGCAATACGTTTGCAGCAGGGACGTTAGATTTATCTGTAGATCCTCAGAAGATTATCGATGTTAGCAATCTGAAACCGGGGGACAAAATGGTCCGGGAATTTAAGCTAACCAATGACGGAACCGTGAAAATTGACACTGTGAATCTGTTAACGGACTACACAGTAGTAGATGCGCAAGGTGACAATGCATCCGCAGACTTTGGAAAGCATATCAGAGTGAATTTCATATTTAACTGGGAGCAGGAAAGTGAACCTGTCTTTCAAACCACTCTACATGAGCTAAAGAATATGGATCCTGATGTCGTTCAAAGAGAAGTATGGGACCCACTATGGGAACAGAAAGGCGGACTTACTTCCGGTACGATGAATGAATTATGGGTGGAATTTGAGTTTGTTGATAATGGCGAAGACCAAAACATGTTCCAGGGCGATCAGCTTGAACTGGACTGGGAGTTTAACGCAACACAAGGAGAAGGCGGAGATAAATAA